One Candidatus Binatia bacterium genomic region harbors:
- a CDS encoding cytochrome c oxidase assembly protein yields MVLADAVLGSWRLDPVEILLLAGSLLLYLRGFGRVRVQMPDRFPPWRAWCFGLGLLVVWVAIASPLDTFAGFLFWTHMVQHLLLMFVAPPLLLLGSPALPFLRGLPESVAKEGAGRVLRQRRWQNFFHRLTHPVVCWSVFVLVTWVWHAPALYDLALRNTFWHGAEHLSFLAASLLFWWPVVQPWPSKPHWPRLAMVPYLLLADVQASVLSAIFSFSSTPIYPTYAAAPRIGSLSPLEDQALAGALMWVPGTVVLLTALLAVVVDALSPNLVRRPGSRPEPREGLFERLGGTRAGARRFDLLRVAGLGGLLRSLRVRRMVQFSLFLLALLVVADGWWGDPESGRNLAGVLPWTYWRAFVVVGLLVAGNIFCFACPFLLPRELARKFLPEGRRWPRALRSKWLALALLAAYLVAYEVLGIWDSPFWTAWIIVGYFAVALLVDGFFRGAPFCKWVCPIGQFHFIQSMVSPLSVEVRDPATCGDCRTRDCLVGNEVSRGCELDLYLPRKVGSLDCTFCLDCVRACPEDNIGILATSLARETIEEGPRASIGRLAQRPDLAALAALLISAAFVSAVAMTAPFVAWEEQLVAGFPQLSPEAASAGLLLLLLIGLPLLLIVVATILSRRLGHMDMASRAVACSFVFPLIPLGLSMWCAHFLFHFASGWNSVWPVAIRGMRDLGWDFEQPLFILGHASHGMQALGLLLLDIGLLLSLWRIWQCAGRLGADPRRAEWAALPWSVVAVLLFLCGVWITFQPMEMRGLLLLAGGGN; encoded by the coding sequence ATGGTGTTGGCCGACGCAGTGCTTGGGTCGTGGCGGCTGGATCCGGTCGAGATCTTGTTGCTGGCGGGCAGCCTTTTGCTCTATTTGCGGGGCTTCGGTCGCGTCCGGGTGCAGATGCCGGATCGCTTTCCTCCATGGCGCGCCTGGTGCTTTGGTCTTGGATTGCTGGTCGTGTGGGTGGCGATCGCCTCACCGCTCGACACTTTTGCGGGGTTTCTTTTCTGGACCCATATGGTGCAGCACCTTCTCCTGATGTTTGTGGCCCCGCCACTTTTATTGCTCGGGTCACCCGCCTTGCCGTTCTTGCGCGGTCTTCCCGAGAGCGTTGCCAAAGAGGGTGCGGGGCGTGTGCTGCGCCAGCGTCGATGGCAGAATTTCTTCCATCGCCTCACGCATCCAGTCGTTTGCTGGAGCGTTTTTGTTCTGGTCACGTGGGTTTGGCACGCCCCGGCTCTCTACGATCTGGCCTTGCGCAACACGTTCTGGCACGGTGCCGAACACCTTTCTTTTCTCGCCGCTTCGCTGCTTTTCTGGTGGCCGGTGGTGCAGCCGTGGCCGAGCAAGCCGCATTGGCCGAGGCTTGCCATGGTGCCGTATCTACTGCTCGCAGATGTACAGGCCTCCGTTCTTTCGGCAATTTTTTCCTTCAGTTCGACTCCGATCTATCCCACCTACGCCGCGGCACCCCGAATCGGCTCATTGTCGCCGCTGGAAGACCAGGCCTTGGCTGGCGCCCTGATGTGGGTGCCGGGAACGGTCGTTCTCCTCACGGCGTTGCTCGCCGTTGTGGTCGACGCGCTCTCGCCGAATCTGGTGCGTCGGCCCGGCTCCCGGCCGGAACCGCGCGAGGGCTTGTTCGAGCGGTTGGGGGGAACACGCGCGGGGGCGCGCCGCTTTGATCTTCTTCGAGTCGCCGGGTTGGGGGGGCTGCTGCGCTCCTTGCGCGTGCGTCGTATGGTGCAGTTCTCGCTATTTTTACTCGCCCTGCTGGTGGTTGCCGATGGTTGGTGGGGTGATCCCGAAAGTGGGCGGAACCTCGCGGGCGTTCTTCCCTGGACGTACTGGCGAGCGTTTGTCGTGGTGGGGTTGCTGGTTGCAGGGAATATTTTCTGTTTCGCATGTCCTTTCCTCCTGCCGAGAGAGTTGGCGCGAAAGTTCTTGCCGGAAGGGCGGCGCTGGCCGCGTGCCCTGCGCTCGAAGTGGCTCGCACTAGCCTTGCTCGCCGCTTATCTGGTGGCGTACGAAGTCCTGGGGATTTGGGATAGTCCCTTCTGGACCGCATGGATCATCGTTGGATATTTCGCGGTCGCACTTCTGGTTGACGGGTTTTTCAGGGGCGCCCCTTTTTGTAAATGGGTCTGTCCGATCGGGCAGTTTCACTTTATCCAATCCATGGTTTCGCCGCTTTCGGTGGAGGTGCGCGACCCCGCAACGTGTGGCGACTGCCGAACTCGGGACTGCTTGGTCGGGAATGAGGTTTCTCGTGGCTGTGAGTTGGACCTCTATCTTCCGCGGAAGGTTGGTAGTCTGGACTGCACCTTCTGCCTCGATTGTGTGCGCGCTTGTCCGGAAGACAATATCGGTATTCTTGCGACAAGCCTGGCTCGGGAAACTATTGAGGAAGGCCCCCGAGCCTCCATCGGGCGGTTGGCCCAGCGCCCGGATCTGGCGGCACTTGCCGCGCTGCTGATCAGTGCGGCCTTTGTTTCTGCAGTTGCGATGACGGCGCCTTTTGTCGCGTGGGAAGAGCAACTGGTTGCGGGGTTCCCGCAGCTGTCGCCGGAGGCCGCGAGTGCTGGCTTGCTTCTTTTGCTGCTGATCGGGTTGCCATTATTGTTGATTGTCGTCGCGACGATTCTCAGTCGCCGTTTGGGCCATATGGATATGGCGAGTCGAGCGGTCGCCTGCAGCTTTGTATTCCCTCTGATTCCTTTGGGGCTTTCCATGTGGTGCGCGCACTTTCTATTTCATTTCGCGAGCGGTTGGAATTCTGTATGGCCCGTCGCCATTCGGGGTATGCGGGATCTTGGTTGGGACTTCGAGCAGCCCTTGTTCATTTTGGGTCATGCGTCTCACGGCATGCAGGCATTGGGGCTCTTGCTTCTCGATATCGGCTTGCTGCTTTCCCTCTGGCGCATTTGGCAGTGTGCTGGCCGGTTGGGAGCCGATCCGAGACGTGCGGAGTGGGCGGCTCTGCCCTGGAGCGTGGTCGCTGTTCTCCTGTTTCTCTGCGGCGTCTGGATCACCTTCCAGCCTATGGAGATGCGCGGACTTCTATTGTTGGCCGGTGGAGGCAACTGA